Proteins encoded together in one Staphylococcus aureus window:
- a CDS encoding 6-carboxyhexanoate--CoA ligase, translated as MYSIKMRSSNQDVHISGAETICEFDKIEQTVQRFYNKGFFHENGQPDFLNIKIQKIMEPIQQIKALQIIEDDKANLQHLTQECGVTEQALNQGMTYIKNETVYTGAIILSAISGKRLDSFGQRGIRATHFSFEDINNKGDLNERVTDALAIASCINAHPYVKGELCVSDDLTYTTGYFAAAKIGYHRLFDIKPVNTRYGGRIIFVDDCIDLNHYISFLESTPKQVVYETV; from the coding sequence ATGTATAGTATAAAAATGCGTTCTAGCAATCAAGATGTTCATATTAGTGGTGCTGAAACGATTTGTGAGTTTGACAAAATAGAACAGACGGTACAAAGGTTTTATAATAAAGGTTTTTTTCATGAAAATGGGCAACCGGATTTTCTCAATATAAAAATACAAAAAATCATGGAACCGATTCAACAAATAAAAGCATTACAAATTATTGAGGATGATAAAGCAAATCTCCAACATTTAACACAAGAATGTGGTGTCACTGAACAAGCGCTAAATCAAGGGATGACATATATTAAAAATGAAACGGTTTATACAGGAGCTATTATTCTATCTGCTATATCTGGTAAACGTTTAGATTCATTTGGACAAAGGGGGATTAGGGCAACACATTTTTCGTTTGAAGATATAAATAATAAAGGTGATCTTAATGAAAGAGTGACTGATGCCTTAGCAATTGCTAGTTGTATCAATGCGCATCCGTATGTCAAAGGAGAACTTTGCGTGTCCGATGACTTAACGTATACGACAGGTTATTTTGCCGCTGCTAAAATTGGTTACCATCGATTATTTGATATTAAACCAGTTAATACGAGATATGGAGGCAGAATAATATTTGTGGACGATTGTATTGATTTAAATCATTACATATCATTTTTAGAAAGCACACCGAAGCAAGTTGTTTATGAAACGGTATAG
- a CDS encoding pyridoxal phosphate-dependent aminotransferase family protein → MKFQEQIDLLQQKGLYRSLKSVGYIDRQYIEVENKRCTNYTSNDYLGLGQIAFDKDDFERFMRKYSYHLSSSRLISGSSTAYEEIETMLAGWLGYSACTILNSGYDANLALFNIFKNTNCVVFSDQENHASIIDGIKLSGLEKVIYKHLDIADLEKRLEKYPNQNIPKIIISDSVFSTNGDVVDIGQLVSLKHKYNATLILDVSHSFGIENYSNYQGVDILTSSLSKACGAYGGVILSSNDVKDMLINHGRPLIYSSSLPIYNLYFIKRNIEKLINADDRRTKLNSLSKYFNQKLKALNVNYNSSNSPIKFIEFDDIEAAENIHQTLLKHHVFTSYLRYPTVTKPMLRISLSYFHTEQDIDRLFEILHQED, encoded by the coding sequence ATGAAGTTTCAAGAGCAAATTGATTTATTACAACAGAAAGGGTTATATCGGTCGCTTAAATCGGTAGGGTATATAGATAGACAGTATATTGAAGTAGAAAATAAGAGATGTACGAACTATACATCTAATGATTATTTAGGATTAGGTCAAATAGCGTTTGATAAGGATGATTTCGAAAGATTTATGCGGAAGTATAGTTATCACTTATCAAGTTCAAGATTAATTAGTGGAAGTTCGACAGCTTATGAAGAAATTGAAACAATGTTAGCAGGTTGGCTCGGATATAGTGCATGTACTATCTTAAATAGTGGTTATGATGCTAATTTGGCGTTATTTAATATTTTCAAAAATACAAATTGTGTCGTGTTTTCAGATCAAGAAAATCATGCGAGTATTATTGACGGTATTAAGTTAAGTGGTTTAGAAAAAGTGATATATAAGCATTTAGATATTGCTGATTTAGAAAAAAGGTTAGAGAAATACCCTAATCAAAATATACCAAAAATAATCATATCTGATAGTGTATTTTCAACGAATGGCGACGTTGTGGATATTGGTCAATTAGTCTCATTAAAGCATAAATATAACGCAACACTGATACTCGATGTTTCACATAGTTTTGGAATAGAGAATTACTCGAATTATCAAGGTGTAGATATACTCACTTCTAGTTTATCTAAAGCATGTGGTGCATACGGGGGTGTGATTTTAAGTTCAAATGATGTGAAGGATATGTTAATTAATCACGGTAGACCACTCATCTACTCAAGTAGTTTGCCAATTTATAATTTGTATTTTATAAAAAGAAACATTGAAAAGTTAATAAATGCTGATGATAGACGCACTAAATTAAATAGTTTGAGTAAATATTTTAACCAAAAGTTAAAAGCACTCAATGTTAATTATAATAGTTCAAACTCGCCGATTAAGTTTATTGAGTTTGATGACATAGAAGCGGCTGAGAACATTCATCAAACATTATTAAAGCATCATGTGTTTACAAGTTATTTAAGGTATCCAACTGTGACTAAGCCAATGTTAAGAATATCATTGTCGTATTTTCATACTGAACAAGATATAGATAGGTTGTTTGAAATTTTGCATCAAGAAGATTGA
- the bioB gene encoding biotin synthase BioB, with translation MNLAKRILQGEQLTKETVLKIYEDTNIDTLDLLNEAYILRKHYFGKKVKLNMILNAKSGICPENCGYCGQSRDIKQKQRYALIPEEQIIDGAKVAHDNHIGTYCIVMSGRGPSDKEVDHISNTVRTIKSQHPQLKICACLGLTNDEQAKKLKSAGVDRYNHNINTSENYHDNVVTTHSYKDRTDTIELMKANNISPCSGVICGMGESNQDIVDMAFALKEMDADSIPINFLHPIKGTKFGSMDDLTPMKCLRIVALFRLINPTKEIRIAGGREVNLRSLQPLALKAANSIFVGDYLITGGQPNQLDYDMINDLGFEIDYDTCENKENKNEVSRAN, from the coding sequence ATGAATTTGGCTAAACGCATATTACAAGGGGAACAATTAACAAAAGAGACTGTATTGAAAATTTATGAGGATACTAATATTGATACCTTAGATTTATTAAATGAGGCGTACATTTTAAGAAAACATTATTTTGGTAAAAAAGTAAAATTAAACATGATTTTAAATGCTAAAAGTGGTATATGTCCTGAAAATTGTGGGTACTGTGGACAATCACGAGATATTAAACAAAAACAGCGATATGCTTTAATTCCAGAGGAACAAATTATCGATGGAGCAAAGGTGGCACATGATAATCATATTGGAACATATTGTATTGTTATGAGTGGTAGAGGACCGAGCGATAAAGAAGTTGATCATATTAGTAATACTGTAAGAACGATTAAATCTCAACACCCGCAACTAAAAATCTGTGCATGTTTAGGATTAACGAATGACGAACAAGCTAAGAAACTTAAGTCAGCTGGTGTAGACAGATATAACCACAATATTAATACAAGTGAAAATTACCATGATAACGTCGTGACAACGCATAGTTATAAAGATAGAACAGATACGATAGAACTAATGAAAGCGAATAATATATCACCATGTTCTGGCGTGATTTGTGGTATGGGAGAATCTAATCAAGATATTGTTGATATGGCATTTGCTTTAAAAGAAATGGATGCCGACAGTATTCCGATTAATTTTTTGCATCCAATCAAAGGCACAAAGTTTGGAAGCATGGATGATTTAACACCAATGAAATGTTTAAGAATCGTAGCATTATTCCGATTAATCAATCCTACGAAAGAAATTCGTATTGCTGGAGGAAGAGAGGTCAACTTACGTTCGTTACAGCCATTAGCATTAAAAGCGGCGAATTCAATATTTGTCGGTGATTATCTAATTACTGGTGGGCAACCGAACCAATTAGACTACGATATGATTAATGATTTAGGCTTTGAAATTGATTATGACACTTGTGAAAATAAGGAAAACAAGAATGAAGTTTCAAGAGCAAATTGA
- the bioA gene encoding adenosylmethionine--8-amino-7-oxononanoate transaminase, with protein MNYTQQLKQKDSEYVWHPFTQMGVYSKEEAIIIEKGKGSYLYDTNGNKYLDGYASLWVNVHGHNNKYLNKVIKKQLNKIAHSTLLGSSNIPSIELAEKLIEITPSNLRKVFYSDTGSASVEIAIKMAYQYWKNIDREKYAKKNKFITLNHGYHGDTIGAVSVGGIKTFHKIFKDLIFENIQVESPSFYRSNYDTENEMMTAILTNIEQILIERNDEIAGFILEPLIQGATGLFVHPKGFLKEVEKLCKKYDVLLICDEVAVGFGRTGKMFACNHEDVQPDIMCLGKAITGGYLPLAATLTSKKIYNAFLSDSHGVNTFFHGHTYTGNQIVCTVALENIRLYEKRKLLSHIETTSSTLEKQLHALKRHRNVGDVRGRGLMFGVELVTDKDSKTPLEIEKVERIVRNCKENGLMIRNLENVITFVPVLSMSNKEVKTMVRIFKKAVHNILDRKC; from the coding sequence ATGAATTACACACAACAACTTAAACAAAAAGACTCAGAATATGTTTGGCATCCATTTACACAAATGGGTGTATATAGCAAAGAAGAAGCAATCATCATTGAAAAAGGAAAGGGTAGTTACCTTTACGATACGAATGGCAATAAATATTTAGATGGTTATGCATCGTTGTGGGTCAATGTGCATGGTCATAATAACAAATACTTAAATAAGGTAATTAAAAAGCAACTCAATAAAATTGCCCATTCTACGCTGCTAGGATCATCAAATATTCCGTCAATAGAACTTGCGGAAAAATTAATCGAAATCACGCCAAGTAATCTAAGAAAAGTATTTTATTCTGATACAGGCAGTGCGTCTGTTGAAATCGCAATAAAGATGGCATATCAGTATTGGAAAAATATTGATAGAGAAAAATATGCCAAGAAAAACAAGTTTATAACGCTAAATCACGGTTATCATGGGGATACGATTGGTGCGGTAAGTGTTGGTGGTATCAAGACCTTTCATAAAATATTTAAAGACTTAATATTTGAGAATATTCAAGTAGAAAGCCCATCTTTCTATCGCAGTAATTACGATACTGAAAATGAAATGATGACAGCTATTTTAACGAATATAGAGCAAATTCTAATTGAAAGAAATGATGAAATCGCAGGGTTTATATTGGAACCGTTGATTCAAGGTGCGACAGGCTTGTTTGTTCATCCTAAAGGCTTTTTGAAAGAAGTCGAGAAATTGTGCAAAAAATACGATGTCTTATTAATTTGTGATGAGGTAGCAGTTGGTTTTGGGAGAACTGGAAAGATGTTTGCATGCAATCATGAAGATGTTCAACCGGATATTATGTGTTTAGGTAAGGCGATTACTGGTGGCTACTTACCACTTGCAGCTACATTGACATCTAAAAAAATATACAATGCATTTTTAAGTGATTCGCATGGTGTGAATACCTTTTTCCATGGTCATACATACACCGGAAATCAAATCGTTTGTACGGTTGCATTAGAAAATATAAGACTTTATGAAAAACGTAAGTTATTGTCACATATTGAAACGACATCATCAACACTTGAGAAACAGTTACATGCGCTGAAGCGTCATCGAAATGTTGGTGATGTAAGAGGACGAGGCTTAATGTTTGGAGTTGAATTAGTTACAGATAAAGATAGTAAAACGCCGTTAGAAATTGAAAAAGTTGAACGTATTGTACGTAATTGTAAAGAAAACGGGCTAATGATTAGAAATTTAGAAAATGTCATTACGTTTGTGCCAGTGTTAAGTATGTCAAATAAAGAAGTGAAAACGATGGTACGTATTTTTAAAAAGGCAGTACATAACATTTTAGATAGGAAGTGTTAA
- the bioD gene encoding dethiobiotin synthase, whose amino-acid sequence MRIFITSTNTDVGKTYVTKHLYHALKTRGHRVCIFKPFQTEERQDGTFPDLEVFKNECDLSYDITSLYTFKQPVSPHLAFKMTDQIFLNKQRVLDKVKVLDKEFDFILIEGAGGIAVPIYEGTDDFYMTKDLINDCADCVISVLPSKLGAISDAIVHQDYVNQNVSASNFLIMNRYTDSYIEKDNQMTIGKLTNKTVYTFEEHATYENFSEAFLKQLIGVKNELHTTT is encoded by the coding sequence ATGAGGATTTTTATTACAAGTACGAATACTGATGTAGGCAAAACCTATGTTACAAAGCATTTATACCATGCTTTGAAAACACGTGGTCATCGAGTTTGTATTTTTAAACCATTTCAAACTGAGGAACGCCAAGACGGGACGTTTCCAGATTTAGAAGTATTTAAAAATGAATGTGATTTAAGCTATGACATAACGTCACTTTATACTTTTAAGCAACCTGTATCACCACACCTTGCATTTAAAATGACAGATCAAATTTTTCTAAATAAGCAGCGTGTATTAGATAAGGTAAAAGTTTTAGATAAGGAATTTGATTTTATCTTAATTGAGGGTGCTGGGGGAATTGCCGTACCAATATATGAAGGTACAGATGATTTCTACATGACTAAAGATCTAATCAATGATTGTGCAGATTGTGTCATCAGTGTGTTGCCATCAAAATTAGGTGCTATTAGCGATGCCATTGTTCACCAAGATTATGTTAATCAGAATGTATCGGCGAGTAATTTTTTAATAATGAATCGCTATACAGACAGCTATATTGAAAAAGACAATCAAATGACGATTGGAAAATTAACAAATAAAACAGTCTATACATTTGAAGAACATGCCACGTATGAAAATTTCTCAGAAGCATTTTTAAAACAATTAATAGGAGTTAAAAATGAATTACACACAACAACTTAA
- a CDS encoding ABC transporter ATP-binding protein has protein sequence MFQITFKILNWIRPYKARMILGFSMSFLNAIFIALPIFLAAKIFNNVLSHKPIYMKDILNVVIIMVLLVIGRFITAYFKSKSHESIAYEMSAKERLDIGDKLKNVRLGYFNSHHSNELTTIVTTDLTFLENFAMKMVDVVVNGYILITVLILSLLVVSWQVSLLACIGVLLSFFAIQLLERKSRQNAPAYHNVQNQLVEKVLEVIRGIQVIKSFAKENTSLKSFNQAVNESKRINTKIEMQYIPFNLLHLLSLKVVSIMIVLVACLLYMNHSIDLPTLIMISIFSFVIFDSVENINSAAHVLEMIDMTIDDIEKIKNAPELDENGKNLTIKNENIAFQNVNFSYDDKQVIKNVNFEIPTQTSTAIIGPSGSGKSTLCHLLLRFYDIDDGNIRIDGVDIKDMTLSTLMSKISAVFQKVYLFNDTIENNILFGNPGATKEEIIRAAKQACCHDFIMSLPEGYQTMLNEKGSNLSGGEKQRISIARAILKDAPIIILDEATASIDPENEQLIQTAINELSKGKTVITIAHKLETIKNADQIIVLNEGEIIQKGSHDELIRKPGMYQDFIRIKSKSAGWKL, from the coding sequence CTATTTTTATTGCGTTACCTATCTTTTTAGCTGCAAAAATATTTAATAATGTGCTATCTCATAAACCTATTTATATGAAAGATATATTGAATGTTGTAATTATCATGGTTTTATTAGTGATTGGACGATTTATTACAGCATATTTCAAAAGCAAAAGCCATGAGAGCATCGCTTATGAAATGAGTGCGAAAGAACGTTTAGATATAGGGGATAAATTGAAAAATGTAAGGTTAGGTTATTTTAATTCGCATCATTCAAATGAGTTAACAACAATAGTAACAACAGATTTAACCTTTTTAGAAAACTTTGCTATGAAAATGGTGGACGTTGTTGTTAATGGATACATATTAATTACAGTACTCATATTGTCTCTACTTGTAGTTTCGTGGCAAGTATCATTATTAGCATGCATTGGCGTATTACTATCATTTTTTGCGATTCAATTATTAGAAAGAAAGAGTCGACAAAATGCGCCAGCGTATCATAATGTACAAAACCAATTAGTGGAAAAGGTATTGGAGGTTATTCGTGGTATTCAAGTAATAAAATCATTCGCGAAAGAAAATACGAGTCTTAAAAGTTTTAACCAAGCAGTCAATGAAAGTAAACGTATAAATACAAAAATAGAAATGCAATATATCCCATTCAATTTATTGCATTTACTTAGTTTAAAAGTTGTTTCAATAATGATTGTATTAGTTGCATGCTTATTATATATGAATCATAGTATTGATTTACCTACCCTTATTATGATTTCAATTTTTTCATTTGTGATATTTGATAGTGTTGAAAATATTAATAGTGCTGCACACGTACTTGAAATGATAGATATGACGATAGATGATATTGAAAAGATAAAAAATGCTCCAGAACTGGATGAGAATGGAAAAAATTTGACGATTAAAAATGAAAATATCGCTTTTCAAAACGTGAACTTTTCATATGATGATAAACAAGTGATAAAGAATGTGAATTTTGAGATACCTACACAAACATCAACAGCAATAATTGGACCTTCAGGAAGTGGGAAATCTACATTATGTCACTTACTCTTGCGCTTTTATGATATCGATGATGGAAATATTCGCATCGATGGTGTTGATATTAAAGATATGACATTAAGTACGTTAATGTCGAAAATTAGTGCAGTATTTCAAAAGGTGTATTTATTTAATGATACGATTGAAAATAACATATTGTTTGGCAATCCAGGTGCAACGAAAGAAGAAATTATTCGTGCAGCGAAGCAAGCATGTTGCCACGACTTCATCATGTCATTACCTGAGGGATATCAAACAATGCTAAATGAAAAAGGTAGTAATTTATCTGGCGGAGAAAAGCAAAGGATTTCTATTGCTAGGGCGATATTAAAAGATGCACCAATAATTATTTTAGATGAAGCAACTGCAAGTATTGACCCTGAAAATGAACAGCTGATTCAAACGGCAATTAATGAATTAAGTAAAGGCAAAACAGTAATTACAATTGCACATAAACTTGAAACTATTAAAAATGCAGATCAGATTATAGTGCTCAATGAAGGTGAAATAATTCAAAAAGGTAGTCATGATGAATTAATTCGAAAACCAGGAATGTATCAAGACTTTATAAGAATAAAAAGTAAATCAGCAGGCTGGAAATTATAA